In Arsenophonus sp. aPb, one DNA window encodes the following:
- the rpsR gene encoding 30S ribosomal protein S18, whose translation MARYFRRRKFCRFTAEGVQEIDYKDIATLKNYITESGKIVPSRITGTRAKYQRQLARAIKRARYLSLLPYTDRHQ comes from the coding sequence ATGGCACGTTATTTCCGTCGTCGTAAGTTCTGCCGTTTCACAGCGGAAGGCGTTCAAGAGATTGATTATAAAGATATCGCAACGCTAAAAAACTATATCACTGAAAGTGGTAAAATTGTACCAAGTCGTATTACTGGTACTCGTGCAAAATACCAGCGTCAGCTCGCTCGTGCGATCAAGCGCGCGCGTTACCTGTCTCTGTTGCCATATACTGATCGTCATCAGTAA
- the rplI gene encoding 50S ribosomal protein L9: MEIILLDKVANLGSLGDQVDVKAGYARNFLVPQGKAVPATKKNVEFFEARRAELEAKLADVLDAAKARAEKINSLATVTIASKAGDEGKLFGSIGTRDIAQAVTAAGVEVAKSEVRLPNGVLRTVGEHEVHFQVHSDVFAKLNVNIIAE, encoded by the coding sequence ATGGAAATTATTCTACTGGATAAAGTAGCAAACCTGGGTAGCCTGGGTGATCAAGTTGATGTTAAAGCGGGTTATGCGCGTAACTTTTTAGTTCCACAGGGAAAAGCTGTTCCTGCAACTAAAAAGAATGTTGAATTTTTTGAAGCACGTCGTGCTGAATTAGAAGCTAAATTAGCCGACGTTCTGGACGCTGCAAAAGCGCGCGCTGAGAAAATTAATTCATTAGCAACAGTAACCATCGCTTCTAAAGCTGGTGATGAAGGTAAACTGTTTGGTTCTATCGGGACTCGTGATATTGCTCAGGCAGTCACAGCTGCCGGTGTCGAGGTTGCGAAAAGCGAAGTTCGCTTACCAAATGGTGTATTGCGTACTGTTGGTGAACACGAAGTTCATTTCCAAGTGCATAGTGATGTATTTGCAAAACTGAATGTGAATATTATTGCTGAATAA